A part of Caretta caretta isolate rCarCar2 chromosome 1, rCarCar1.hap1, whole genome shotgun sequence genomic DNA contains:
- the LOC125629979 gene encoding retinoic acid-induced protein 3-like has translation MASTPPPGCNKNIDSDYYLLCDTEQAWGIVLETLATAGVIVTISFMLLLLIFTGKVQDSTKRSMIPIYFLFLLGTLGIFSLTFAFIIKLNVRTGPTRFFLFGVLFALCFSCLLTHAFNLVKLVRGKAPFCYLVLLVIAISLTVVQIIIAIVYVVVTVARQNMNFTQMSPGQRNMDFVMLLIYVLLLMALTFLVSMFTFCGTYKGWKRHGAHIYVTGLFSIAIWVVWITMLMRGNPELKKQPIWDDPVISIALVSNGWVFLMMYMVPEFCFFTSPRNPEDYPPENYSFQPKLMKQSFGVENQAYIKEETTTGPGYNGDTRYVPHSAHFQMESLKPQQEFSIPRPKTRVSPYENYTGGQGTK, from the exons ATGGCTTCCACACCTCCTCCAGGCTGCAACAAGAACATTGACTCTGACTATTATTTACTCTGTGACACTGAACAAGCCTGGGGCATCGTCCTGGAAACACTGGCTACAGCTGGTGTCATTGTCACCATCAGTTTCATGCTCTTGCTACTCATCTTCACTGGTAAGGTCCAAGACTCCACCAAGCGAAGCATGATCCCTATCTATTTCCTCTTCCTCTTAGGCACCCTAGGGATCTTCAGCCTCACTTTTGCTTTCATCATTAAACTCAATGTCCGGACCGGCCCCACCCGCTTCTTTCTCTTTGGTGTTCTCTTCGCCCTCTGCTTTTCCTGCCTCCTGACCCATGCTTTCAACCTTGTCAAACTGGTGAGGGGGAAGGCCCCCTTTTGCTACCTGGTGTTGCTAGTTATTGCCATTAGCCTCACTGTAGTGCAGATTATTATAGCTATAGTGTATGTAGTCGTCACAGTGGCCAGACAAAATATGAACTTTACTCAGATGAGTCCAGGACAACGCAATATGGACTTTGTCATGCTTCTGATCTACGTGCTCCTCTTGATGGCGCTCACCTTCCTGGTCTCCATGTTCACCTTCTGTGGGACATACAAAGGCTGGAAGAGGCATGGAGCACATATCTATGTCACTGGCCTGTTCTCCATAGCCATCTGGGTGGTGTGGATCACCATGCTCATGCGAGGCAACCCAGAATTAAAGAAACAGCCCATCTGGGATGATCCTGTCATCAGCATCGCTCTGGTGTCCAACGGATGGGTCTTCCTGATGATGTACATGGTGCCTGAATTCTGCTTCTTCACCAGCCCACGCAATCCTGAGGACTACCCTCCAGAAAACTATTCTTTCCAACCTAAACTCATGAAGCAGAGCTTTGGAGTGGAGAACCAAGCCTATATCAAGGAGGAGACCACAACAG gcCCAGGATACAATGGGGACACACGCTACGTCCCACATTCTGCTCACTTTCAGATGGAG AGCCTCAAACCCCAGCAGGAGTTCTCCATCCCCCGGCCTAAAACCCGGGTCAGTCCGTACGAGAATTACACCGGCGGGCAAGGCACCAAGTAA